From the Acidobacteriota bacterium genome, the window CCGGTAAGGAACTGTCCATGGCCTGAATCTGCGTCAGCAAATCCAACCCTTCCTGCCCGGATGTCGTGTCGCGCGTGTAGTTCAAATCAATCAACACCACATCAAAATCGCGGGTTTCGATGGCGGAAAGAATTTGTGCGGGCGAAGCGGCGGTTTCTGTCTGAAAGCCCTCGCTTTTCAGCAACAACCGCAATGCCTCCAGCACGTCGGCTTGATCGTCGGCAATAAGAATTCTGGGAAATGAGTTCGAGCTTTTCATAACTACAGATCGAGTAATACGGAGCGATACAAATCAAAAGGCAAAAGTTCAAAGGCAACAGATGAGCACTTCCGATTTTGTTTTTGCTTTTTGAGTTAATCCTTCAACCAGCCGTCAGCCAGATTGATGACGCGATTGCTGTACTCCGCATTCGCTTCGGAATGTGTCACCTGCACGATGGTGGCGCCTTCGTTGTTCAACCGCTTGAACAATTCCATGATTTCTTTGCCCTGGCTGGAATGCAGATTTCCGGTCGGTTCGTCCGCCAGGATGATTTTCGGATTGGCGATAACTGCGCGCGCCACGCCAACCAATTGCTGCTGACCGCCGGAAAGCTGGTTGGGATACAAATCCTTTTTGCCGACGATGCTGAATTTGTCCAACACGTCTCCGACGATGGCTTCGCGTTCCGATTTTTTGATGTCGCGATAGGAAAGCGGAATTTCCAGGTTTTCGTACACCGTCAGATGATCGAGCAAATGGTAGCTTTGAAACACAAAGCCGATGTTTCGATTGCGAACCTCTGCGCGGTCTTTCGGTTTCATTTTGTGAATGGCGAAATCGCCAAAGTAATACTCGCCATCCCAACCCGTGTCGTGCATGCCCAGAATGTGCAGCAGCGTGGATTTGCCCGCGCCGCTCGGCCCCATAATCGAAACGAATTCGCCTTCCTTGATTTCCAGCGAAACCCGGCGCAACACGTAATACTTCTGCAATCCTTGCGGATAATACTTTTCGACATTTTCCAAACGAATCATTCTTTGAACTCCATTATTCGCACCTGAGTGCAATCATCGGATCAACGTTGGATGCCTTCCTGGCTGGAATCAGACACGCCAGCAAAACCACCAAAGCCAGCAAAACGGAAACGCCAGTATATGCCATTACGTCGGTGGTGCTGACGTCGTAAAG encodes:
- a CDS encoding ABC transporter ATP-binding protein, which gives rise to MIRLENVEKYYPQGLQKYYVLRRVSLEIKEGEFVSIMGPSGAGKSTLLHILGMHDTGWDGEYYFGDFAIHKMKPKDRAEVRNRNIGFVFQSYHLLDHLTVYENLEIPLSYRDIKKSEREAIVGDVLDKFSIVGKKDLYPNQLSGGQQQLVGVARAVIANPKIILADEPTGNLHSSQGKEIMELFKRLNNEGATIVQVTHSEANAEYSNRVINLADGWLKD